In Rhodopirellula sp. P2, the DNA window ACCAATTTGCGCAGCGGTGACCAAGGTATTGGGGGAGCAGGCGATGATGCAGCGGTTTCCGAAACATCGGACGCGCGTTCTGGTGATTGCAAGGTGGGTGGTCAGGGAAGGCGGTTTCGGCATGAAACCGGTCGAGGCTCTGCTCAACTCTCAAGGGCTTAGCAAAGCAACGCCAACAATCGCAACTGAGGTTCTGTATCAACGGCGACGATCCGCAGGCAACCAGGAACATGTGAAACACCTTGGAGACAAAGTACATTCAGTCAGAACACCTCCTCCGCCTTCGCTCATCACCTTCAACGACGATAGGCGAGGGGACTTCCGCCGAAGGTGCAAAAACCGAACAGAGATTCAACGCAAACATGCCGTTTTCTGAAAAAGAAGGCAGGAGCACGCCACCAAGTTGATGTTTGGCGAACCGCTCAACACCGCCTGCTCTACCTGGACCTCCCAGCGTCACAGCTTGGACGGATGCAAACCGAGCGTCGGGTGATCTCGGACGGGCTCCATTGTGCGGCCGACAAATTTTCTTTCCACATCCAATCACGACTGGGGCAATCAAAATCCCCGCCAATTTGACAGCCCGATGAAATCGCAAGCACGACCTCCGAGTGAGATGCGGACCGCAAAACCAAGCCGCCGGAAACGTCAAAACGTCGAGATTGACTTCTCTCAACGCTTCCGATCGTACTCCCGCCGACCGGCCAGAATTCACGCGAATCAATTTGAGCCGAATCCCGCCAGGCACCGTCGGCAGGCAACCAAGCCCAAAATGATTGATTGGTCTTGCCGCAGTTTCACGAAATCGGCCTTTCCACAAAATTGCCGATTCGTCTAAAGTCTGCCCGAGTTCACCCATTCCAGTGGTGAACACAGGATCCGGCAAAGGTTCCCGCGAGTGGGCAGGATGGCCCACTTTTCTTTGCCAAGGACCTTGGACCCTCACAGGGCGTGATCACGCGCAGCCACGGAAGGAGCGTTTTGCGATGTTGTTGGATCGAATCGAAATCGACAATCATGGCCCATTGAACCGGGTCGAACTTGGACCGCTATCTCACCATTTGAACGTGGTGCTCGGCCCCATCGGATCGGGGAAAACCGCGATCAGCCGCTTCATTCGCGACTCCTTGGTTTCCCGAAACTATCCCACCGGGATGCTCAGCGGATCGACTGGGCGAGTCGTCTGGGTCGACAACAATGGCTGGGTGCATTGCCGCCGCGAAGCGGATGGCACTTCGCAGGGCCGTCGCACTGTGGAATTTGAACCACGCAGCGAAACCACCACCGCTTGGGAAGGCTATCACGACGGCTGGTTTGGTGATTCCAGCGACGCCTCTCCTTCCAAATCCAACACGACTCTGGCCGCCCGCGCTCTTCGCAGCGTGCAAATGCCAGAATCCATCGTTGACGGCGTGATGGTCGACACGACCGTGACCAACGTTTCTCGGGTGGTCGCCGCTTGCATCCAATCGGGATTGGATCACGAAGGATTGGCAACCTTGCCCTACGAATCAGAAACGGCTCGCTACACCCACAGCCACCCCGCCTACAGCAACTCCGTTCACTCCGGTGAATCGACTCATTCCTTCACAGAAAACGATGACCGTCGCCGGCGTGCGTTGCGATCGGAACTCGCTGACATCGAAGCCCAATTGGCGAGCTTGCCAACCCAAGACTTCGACTCGTCGGACTGGCAGGACAACTCGCTGGAACACGACGCCCAGTGGACCAACGCCACTCGGCGTGCCGAGCAAATCCAACGTGAACTGGCTGACATCGAACGCCAACGCGTCGAGACCCTGCGTTTGCGTGAATCGCTGACCGCTCGCCGCCAGGCCATCCACGCACAGCGTTCACGTGCGACTCGGTACGACAGCATTCACGCCGAACGCCGTCGTCAACACACGCAACGCTTGCACGAATTGCACACGCAAGCCGACTCCTTGCGTGCCCGTGCGGCTGGCCTGAAACGCTGGATCGCCGACCTGGATGCGAAAGCCTACTCGACGCCGCGTTCGACTTACACCAACCAGCCGTTCAGCTACGGCACCGATCCACTGGCGTATGCCCCGGATCATCGCGATCACTACGCTGGCAGCGACTACCGGACCTCTGACCTGCGTTACGCCGCCAAGTTGTCAGCCACGGAACTGCGAGACCAACTGCGTCACGCGGACACGGAAATCATTCAACTGCGTCGCACGTTGGCCGAAATCCGTGGGCTGCGAGATTCCATCGCCACCGCCCGTCAACACACTGCGTCCGTCGACATCGACGGAATTCGAGGTCGCCGTTACGACCACTTCATCCACGCCATTGACCGCTACTCGGTCGATCACGCGTGGGATGACTTCTATCGCGACGCGTATCGCCCTCTGCACCAGATCGACGACATTGACTTGCGAATCAATTCCGCCACTCAGCAAATCGATTGGTTGCTAGGTCGGATCGAACGCGAATCGACTGACCTCGGAACCGTCCCGGTCGCCCCGGCCCCGTTTGAGCCGCTGCGTGGTGCTTGGAACCGCCAAAGTTCATTGGCTGCGACGCTGCGTCAGATTCGCTCGGAACTTCGACGTTCGCCATACGTCGTGGCCGATCACGTCGACAATGTCACTCGCCAACTCGCCGACACCCTGGATCAGTTGCTGATCGACCGAGCCCGGATTGTCGAAGAATTGGCTGCCTCGCGGAGCGAGCTGCACGACTTTGCCACCCTCACCGGCCATCACCCGGACTGGGTCGCCGAGCGAAACGCTCGCTTGAGCGAACTGAACCAAACGGAAACTCAACTGCGGAGCGTGCTGGACGAAACGGCTCGCGTTCGCCGCAGCCTTCGTTCGCTGCCGATCGTGGATGTCGACTACCCGATCGGGATGCCGGAATCGGCACTCGATGTGAATTCGGTCGATGACCGTCTGCACCGGATCGATCGGGAACTACAAGTCCTGGCCGCGCGTCAGCACGAACTGGAACGGATTCCCCGAGACATTCCAGTTCGCCCCGCACCTCGTCCAGTGATTCGCAACACGCGTCGCGCTGAATTGCTTCGCCGCCGTGACGAACTGATCACCGAACTGAACCGCTATCGTCCGGCCACACGAGCCGAATCGTCGCTGGTGGAACTTGCCAGCCGCTGGTTGGTTCGTTTGTCCGGTGGACGCCATCGCCGCGTGACCTGGACCACTTCAGTCGTCAACGTCGACCCACACACGTTGGGCCACAGCCATGCCGAACAGCGATTCACCAACACTCGAGCGATGGCGGCGGGACGACAAGTCCACGTCCGAATCGACGACCAGGACGAAACAAACCTGCCCGGCGTCACCCGTGCGATTGCCGCCATGGCCGTTCGCATGGCCGCTGGTGAATTGATGGATCGCACCGGACGTGCGGTGCCGTTGGTCTTGGAAACGCATCGCGAAATGTTTGCAGCCGTGGACAGTCGCACCGACATGCATGGGCTCAACGATGCATTCCGTCCTTGGACCGCCGAAGGCGTGACGGGCGACGCGATTGCATCGGCGTTGTCCGACTACGCTTCGTCTGGTCGACAAATTGTGTTGCTGACCAGCCACGAACCACTCGCATCGTCGCTCTCACGCAGCGGCGCGAGAACCTTCCGCTTGCACGCCTCGCGAGTCGTTCACGCTCACCAACCGGTTTGGCGAAACGGACGTCGGCACGATCGCTACGTTGGTCCTCACGGACTGGACAGCCAAACGGAACTTGGAACAGGCGATCGCTCGCGTTGGGCCCACGGTGCCTCCGCCGACGTGAACCATGAGTTCGAAGCTGCCTACCGCGAAACAGCTGGACTGGACGAAGACCAATGGGTCAGTGGTCCAGCCCCGATCCGCGGATCACGACCAACCCACGAACAAGCTTCCGTTTACCCTGCGGCTCCGGTGCACACCACCGCTCAGGGCCACTCACCCAACGGAAGCTCGCACAACGGCTTCGTCCCCAGCCACTCCGCATCGGCAACCGACCACGCTCCTTCGGGAACCGAGTATCGCGATGGATACTACTACGCCGACCAAACGTCGTCGACGATTCCAATGAATGGCAACGCGACCACCGAACATGGTGTTCTCGCAAATGGGCACGCCGCTGAAACACAAGTCAACGAGACGCCGTTCTTCTTGACCGTCGACAGCCCCATCGATTCGGCACCGTCGATCGATGGAGTCGCGGCAGCTCGCCTTCGCCGGATCGGCATCTCGCACATCACTCACTTGATGAACCAAGACAGCAACCGATTGGCCGACACACTCGGACTGGCCGGTGTTGACGCTCGCACGATTCGTCGTTGGCAATCCGAATGCCGATTGATGTGCCGTGTGCCCCAATTGCGTGGCTTCGACGCTCGCGTTCTGGTGGGTTGCGGGGTCAATGATCCCGCCCAGTTGGCCGCGATTCACCCCAGCGATTTGTTGGACCAAGTCAAAACGTTCCTGGCAACCGAACGCGGCCAACGCATTTTGCTCAGCGGAACCAGCTACGAACTTTCCCGTATCACCAGCTGGATCGCATCGGCCAATCAATCCACGCAAAGCCGAACTCGAACCCGAACCGTTGATGGTCGCACGTTGAACTCCAGTTCGCGACGTGCACACTCGCTCAACGGCCGTTCGGTTGGCGGACGCCATGCAATCGATCGCGAACTGGACCTTCGAGACGATGACGCGTTCGACCAAGAACGCTATGAAGTCGAATCAGCCCGTCGCAGTCGCCAACTGGCAAACGAGATGCAATCGCTGCGTGAAAGCAAACGACGCGAAAGTGAACGCACCCGCTCACGAACAACGTCCAGCCGTGACAGCGAAAGCGGTCGCTCCGGACGCACTCGCACCTCGGTCACCAGCAAGTCGAACAGCCGCACTCGCACCAACCCAGCGAACGGCAACGGCTCAGGGAACGGAAACGGGAACGGAAACGGCTCCGGCCACGGCTCAGCAAACGGCTCCGGTTCTGGCAGCGGCCATGGAAATGGCTCCGGAAACGGCAACGGTTCCGCGAATCGGACCCAAGGCGTGGTTTCGATGCGTGAGCATGAATCCAGCCGCGGCCAACGCAGCTCCCGCAGCGAACGCGATTCGCGTGGTGAACGGGAACCACGGGCGGAACGCGAAGCCCGTGGCGAACGCTACGAGCGAGCTGAACGGTCAGAACGCTCAAGCTCACGCAGCTCCAGCAACGAAACCGAATTGCGTTTCTACTTGGAACGAGCCAGCGACGTCGTCGACGCCCCTTCGATCGGACCTCGAATGGCCGAGCGACTCAACGAAATTGGCATTTACACCGTCGATGACCTGCTGAAATCGACTCCTGAAAAGGTCGCCGAGCAGCTGAACCACCGTCGGGTCGACGCCGAAACCGTGCTCACCTGGCAACAACAAACCACCCTCGTATGCCGCGTGCCAATGATGCGAGGCCATGACGCTCAGTTCCTGGTCGCCGCCGGAGTCACCTCCGCGGAAGAGCTGGCGGATCAAAACCCGGTGACGCTGTTTGGCGAAGTCGACGCGATCTCCCATTCTCGAGAAGGAAAGCGAATCGCTCGCGGCGGCAAACTGCCCGACCTCGAAGAAGTCACCGAATGGGTGACCTACGCGAGCCAGCATCGATCGTTGCAAGCCGCTTAATCTGGCATTGGATCCAGCGAGCCCCTGATTTCACTCGTGATTTCGGGGGCCGACCGGTAAATTTCGCCGATTGTGACTGGACACCCGACAACCGCTGGACTTACGACTTGCCAGCAAATCAAACTGTCGATAACCTGTTCGACTTGAACGTCCGCTTTCCCCTCGATTTTGACACATTTCGCCATGACCATGGATCGCAGCCTCAAGGTGCAAGCCGGGGCCATTAAGAGTCGCAACGTCCTGACGCGTGCTGAACGTGTTGAGCGTATGAAGGATCTCGACAAGTTCAACGAAGAATCAAGCATCATCGGCATGCCGAAGACACGTGTTCTGAAAGTCTCGTTGAAGAAAAAGAAGAAGGTCAAAAAGGCCGATGAAGCCGACGACAAGAAGAAAAAGTAGTCGTGGCGGGAGCATTTGGCTCCTTTCCTCCAAAAACAAGCGAAGGCGATGCATCTCAATGGATGCGTCGCCTTTTTGCGTTCAGCGACGGTCTGGTGGACCGAGACCTGCCTGCTGCGAAAGCCACCCGATCGCCAGAATCCAGGAGCCACGACTCGGCACGGATCCCCGTGGCGTGGCCACCGGTGGGGCCGAGAAGGATGGTCGTCCCCCAAGGCAATGTCCGCACGTCACGCGTTGCCCACTTCACGCGTTGATTGACACCGGCTGCGGAGGGACGGGTTCCAAAACAGGCTTTTTTTTGGGCGCATAGGCTGGTTGTGCGGGATTTGTTGCCAATCACCCTCCCGAGCGGTTCCAAAGCTAGCTAGCATGGGCCCGAAACAGTCGCCCAATCCGCGGATTTTGATTCCTTTTGGGCCATGAATTCCAATTCACCCTGGTTCTGACGATGTCGACTTCCGAAGCCCCCGCACCACCTGAATCTGCCAAACGGGACACTCTGGTCTGCGACGAATCCAATGATTTCGGTTCGGGAGCCGTTCCCACCGAAGCCATGGCGATCGACGAAACCGGTCGCGATCCTCAGCGGATCCCTCGCCCCGAGGAAACCGAGCCCCTGCGGATCATGTGGCGATACGTGATCGTGCTGTCGCTGGTCCACCTGGTCGCACTGGCCGCCTTCGTCCCGATGTGGTTTTCCTACCTGTTCACTTGGTCGGGCCTCATCGCTGGGATCGCCGGTCACTTCGTGTTTGGAATGCTGGGAATCACGATTGGCTACCACCGCCTGCTGACCCACCGAGGCTTCAAGTGCCCCAAGTGGATGGAACACACGCTGGCGATTCTTGGAATGTGCAATCTCCAGGACAGCCCGGCTCGTTGGGTTGCCATTCACCGCATGCACCATCAACACAGCGACCACCAACCCGACCCGCACTCGCCATTGGTCAACTTCCTTTGGGGACACATGGGCTGGGTCGTTTGCCGACACAAAGACCTGGACAAAACCAGCCACTACGAACGTTACGTTCGCGATCTACTCCGAGACCGTTTCTACTTGAAACTGGAACGCAAGGACGGATGGTTCTTCGTCTTCCTGATTCACGCAATCATGATTTCGCTGGTCGGCGGCTTGGTGGGCTACTTGGTCAGCGGTGGAAACTGGGCCGAATCCTATCGCTACCTGCTTTCTTGGACCGTGTGGGGAGTGGCGATGCGAACCGTGTTCGTGCTGCACGGAACATGGTCCGTCAATTCACTCGGTCACGTGTTTGGCTATCGCAACTACGAGACTCGCGATCACAGCACCAACAACTGGTTGGTGGCCTTGATCAGCCACGGCGAAGGCTGGCACAACAACCACCACGCGACCCCACGATCCGCTCGCCACGGTCACAAGTGGTACGAGTTTGACATGTCCTGGGGCGTCATCCGAACCTGGGAAATGATGGGACTGATCTCCGACGTCCAGCGTCCCACCAAAGCCAGCGTCGCTGGCAAATAGTGCGAGGTCATCCGAGCTGACTGGACCGATTCGCTTTCGCAGCCGGATTCGCCAAGAATTCGGTTTCCAAGCAGTCAGCTGACGTTCATCAGCCATTGCCACTCGGTCCACTGGACTTGCTGGCATGCCTGGACGTCTTCGCCGGTTCGAACCGCCCGTGCGACTCGATCGACAAATTCATCGGCG includes these proteins:
- a CDS encoding small basic protein: MTMDRSLKVQAGAIKSRNVLTRAERVERMKDLDKFNEESSIIGMPKTRVLKVSLKKKKKVKKADEADDKKKK
- a CDS encoding acyl-CoA desaturase, whose product is MSTSEAPAPPESAKRDTLVCDESNDFGSGAVPTEAMAIDETGRDPQRIPRPEETEPLRIMWRYVIVLSLVHLVALAAFVPMWFSYLFTWSGLIAGIAGHFVFGMLGITIGYHRLLTHRGFKCPKWMEHTLAILGMCNLQDSPARWVAIHRMHHQHSDHQPDPHSPLVNFLWGHMGWVVCRHKDLDKTSHYERYVRDLLRDRFYLKLERKDGWFFVFLIHAIMISLVGGLVGYLVSGGNWAESYRYLLSWTVWGVAMRTVFVLHGTWSVNSLGHVFGYRNYETRDHSTNNWLVALISHGEGWHNNHHATPRSARHGHKWYEFDMSWGVIRTWEMMGLISDVQRPTKASVAGK
- a CDS encoding DUF4332 domain-containing protein, yielding MLLDRIEIDNHGPLNRVELGPLSHHLNVVLGPIGSGKTAISRFIRDSLVSRNYPTGMLSGSTGRVVWVDNNGWVHCRREADGTSQGRRTVEFEPRSETTTAWEGYHDGWFGDSSDASPSKSNTTLAARALRSVQMPESIVDGVMVDTTVTNVSRVVAACIQSGLDHEGLATLPYESETARYTHSHPAYSNSVHSGESTHSFTENDDRRRRALRSELADIEAQLASLPTQDFDSSDWQDNSLEHDAQWTNATRRAEQIQRELADIERQRVETLRLRESLTARRQAIHAQRSRATRYDSIHAERRRQHTQRLHELHTQADSLRARAAGLKRWIADLDAKAYSTPRSTYTNQPFSYGTDPLAYAPDHRDHYAGSDYRTSDLRYAAKLSATELRDQLRHADTEIIQLRRTLAEIRGLRDSIATARQHTASVDIDGIRGRRYDHFIHAIDRYSVDHAWDDFYRDAYRPLHQIDDIDLRINSATQQIDWLLGRIERESTDLGTVPVAPAPFEPLRGAWNRQSSLAATLRQIRSELRRSPYVVADHVDNVTRQLADTLDQLLIDRARIVEELAASRSELHDFATLTGHHPDWVAERNARLSELNQTETQLRSVLDETARVRRSLRSLPIVDVDYPIGMPESALDVNSVDDRLHRIDRELQVLAARQHELERIPRDIPVRPAPRPVIRNTRRAELLRRRDELITELNRYRPATRAESSLVELASRWLVRLSGGRHRRVTWTTSVVNVDPHTLGHSHAEQRFTNTRAMAAGRQVHVRIDDQDETNLPGVTRAIAAMAVRMAAGELMDRTGRAVPLVLETHREMFAAVDSRTDMHGLNDAFRPWTAEGVTGDAIASALSDYASSGRQIVLLTSHEPLASSLSRSGARTFRLHASRVVHAHQPVWRNGRRHDRYVGPHGLDSQTELGTGDRSRWAHGASADVNHEFEAAYRETAGLDEDQWVSGPAPIRGSRPTHEQASVYPAAPVHTTAQGHSPNGSSHNGFVPSHSASATDHAPSGTEYRDGYYYADQTSSTIPMNGNATTEHGVLANGHAAETQVNETPFFLTVDSPIDSAPSIDGVAAARLRRIGISHITHLMNQDSNRLADTLGLAGVDARTIRRWQSECRLMCRVPQLRGFDARVLVGCGVNDPAQLAAIHPSDLLDQVKTFLATERGQRILLSGTSYELSRITSWIASANQSTQSRTRTRTVDGRTLNSSSRRAHSLNGRSVGGRHAIDRELDLRDDDAFDQERYEVESARRSRQLANEMQSLRESKRRESERTRSRTTSSRDSESGRSGRTRTSVTSKSNSRTRTNPANGNGSGNGNGNGNGSGHGSANGSGSGSGHGNGSGNGNGSANRTQGVVSMREHESSRGQRSSRSERDSRGEREPRAEREARGERYERAERSERSSSRSSSNETELRFYLERASDVVDAPSIGPRMAERLNEIGIYTVDDLLKSTPEKVAEQLNHRRVDAETVLTWQQQTTLVCRVPMMRGHDAQFLVAAGVTSAEELADQNPVTLFGEVDAISHSREGKRIARGGKLPDLEEVTEWVTYASQHRSLQAA